Part of the Rhizobium sp. WYJ-E13 genome is shown below.
GCTCAGCAGTGATCGACATCGGACAATCCTTTCTATGAGAGGAGTTTAAGTCGCCAAAAGCCGGGATGTCGTCCAGCCTTGGCCGCGAATGCAATTGGGGATAGCCCAATGCTGGCGCTGCCTATAAACCAAATAAGCAGCGATGGAAAGAGGGGTCTCCTGTAGCGGCTTCAGCGGCCCGCCATGGCATCCCGGATCATGGTGCCATATCCCTCGGGATCCTGCAGCATGGCGAAATGGCTGGCGTCCTTCAGGATGACGAGCTTTGCGCCGGGAATTTCCTTCGCCATCAACTCCGTGTGGTCGAGCTTTACGGCCTCGTCATGATCGCCGATCGCGAGCGTGACCGGTACTGTGATCTTTCCAAGATCGGCTGTCGTCCAGGCGGGCTGTGTCGCCCACATTTGCGAGATCTGGGTGACGAAGGCGTCGTATTCGTTCGGCGTCGGCGACAGCTTCCTGTAATATTCGCCGGCGACATTGATGTAGTCGTTGAAGGTCTTGTTGCTCATGACGTCGGACTTCACGCCGTCGGTGGTCACGTTTGCCGCCTGGGCGATGACGCGCGTGAGTTTCTCCGGATATTTCATTGCCATGTCGATGCCGATGATGCCGCCGTCCGACCAGCCGACCAGCGTCACCTTGCCGATTTTCAGATAGTCGAGAAGTGCTGCATAATCCGATGTCATCAGGTCATAGCCGAACGGCTGCTTGCTGCGCGTGGAGCGCCCGTGCCCGCGGCTGTCGGCAACGATGACGAGGTGATCTCTAGCGAAATCGGCGACCTGATGGCCCCAGACATCGGCATTTCCAAGCCCTCCATGAATGAAGAGGATCGGGTCGCCCTCGCCGTATTCGGCGTAATACATCTTGATGTCGTTGACATCGGCCATGCCGCTCGCTTTCGGCGCCGGCATGGGAGGAAAGGCCGGAAGTTCGGCCCAGCGCTCGGCAGATTGAACGCCGGCAGCCGTCAGAAGCAGTGAAAAGAACGTCAGTATTCCGATTGCAATTCTGCGCATATTCTTCCCCTTCAACGGGCCGTTACGGCCCGCGGAAAAACATATCGCATTGCTGTCTTCTGACAATTGCCATTGTTCCTGCAACAGCCGGACGGCCTAGGCAAAAACGCGCTTCGGCCGGAATTCGCCCTGTCCGATCTCGCCGATCGCGATTAGCCTGCCGCGTGCCGTCGCATAGGCTTCGCTTTCGGCAACCGGTGCATCGCGGCCCCGCACCAGGATCGGATTGCCCATCTTCAGCCGGTGCGCTTGGTCATCGCTGATAACAAGGTGTGGCAAGGCCGATAGCGCTTCGCAGGTATCGATCAGCAGGGCGTCGAGCGCGGCAAGACGCTCATCGATGTCTTCGATCTCTTCAAGCGCGGTGAGTTTTGCAAGCGGCACCATCGTCTCCTCGGCGAAAGGTGCTACGAAGGTACGGCGCAGGCCGGAAATATGACCGTAGCAGCCGAGTTCGCGGCCAAAATCGCGGGCAAGCGCCCGCACATAGGTACCCTTGCCGCATTCCACCTCGAAATGCGCCGTATTGGCATCCGGGCAGGCGAGAAGCGTCAGACGATGAACCTCGACTTCGCGCGAAGGGATCTCGACCGCCTCGCCGTCGCGCGCCAGATCGTAGGCGCGCTCGCCCGCGATCTTAATGGCGGAAAACTGCGGCGGAACCTGGCTGATCGTGCCGATATAGGCAGGCAGGATGTCGCGGATCTGCTGCTCGCTCGGGCGCTTGTCGGAGCTCTGCGTAACCTCGCCCTCGAGGTCGTCGGTCGCCCGCTCCTCGCCCCAACTGACAGTGAATTCATAGATCTTGCGGCCGTCCATCACATAGGGAACGGTCTTTGTGGCATCGCCGAGCGCGATCGGCAGCATGCCCGAAGCAAGCGGGTCGAGCGTACCGGCATGGCCGCATTTCTGCGCCTTGAAGAGCCACTTGATCTTGGAAACGGCTTCCGTCGAGCCGAAATCCATCGGCTTGTCGAGGATCAGCCAGCCGGAAATCGGGCGGCCCTTGGGTTTGCGTGGTTTGGACATCGGTGTCTTCTGTTATTCGTCGTCATTGTCGAGATCGCGGCTCACCTCGGGCGAGCGCAGCAGGTCATCGATCTTCTTGTAGTTATCGAAGCTGGTATCGTCGCGGAAGCGCACTTCCGGCATGTATTTCATCTGCCGGAGCTGCGGGCCGAGCCGGCCGCGGATGAACTTCGCGTTGCGGTTCAGCGCATCGATGACGATCGTGTGGTCGGAAACGCCGAGCGGCGTCACAAAGGCCGTTGCGATCTTCAGGTCGGGCGACATGCGCACTTCGGAGATCGAAATTACGGTCGCTTCGATGATGTCGTCGCGGACTTCGCCACGCTGCAGCACCTGAGTGATCGCTGCGCGAACCTGCTCGCCGACGCGCAGCATGCGCTGCGATGGTGCCGAGGTTGTGGGTCTTGTTGCCATTGTTCTTTATCCCAAAAGGATCGGGCGCCGGACTGGATCATCCGGCGCCCGCCCAAGATTTCAATCGTGGCCCGATCAGAGCGTGCGTGTGATGTGCTCGACGCGGAAGCACTCGATGACGTCGCCGACACGCATATCTTCGTAGTTCTCGAAGGCCATGCCGCACTCCTGACCCATCGGCACTTCGGCGACTTCGTCCTTAAAGCGCTTGAGTGTCTTGAGCTTGCCTTCGTGCACGACGACGTTGTCGCGGATGAGGCGAACGCCCGCGCCACGCTCGACCTTGCCTTCGACGACGCGGCAACCCGCGACCTTGCCGACCTTGGTAATGTTGAACACCTCCAGGATCTCGGCATTGCCGATGAAGGTCTCGCGGCGCTCCGGCGAAAGAAGACCCGACATCGCTGCCTTCACGTCATCCACGAGGTCGTAGATGATGTTGTAGTAGCGGATCTCGATCCCCTCGCGCTCGGCGAACTGGCGTGCCTGCGTATTTGCACGAACGTTGAAGCCGATGATGGCAGCGCTCGATGCTTCTGCAAGCGAGATGTCGGACTCGGTGATGCCACCGGCGCCCGAATGAACGATGCGAGCACGAACTTCGTCGGTGCCGAGCTTTTCCAGCGCGCCGGCAATGGCTTCGATTGAGCCCTGCACGTCGCCCTTGATCACCAGCGGGAATTCCTTGACGCCCGTGGCCTGTAGCTGCGTCATCATCTGTTCCAGCGAACCGCGCTGTCCCGACAGGCGGGCAGCCGCCTTGTCGCGGGCAAGACGCTGACGATATTCCGAGATTTCGCGGGCGCGGCTTTCGTTCTCGACGACCGCAAACTTGTCGCCTGCCTGCGGCGTGCCGGAAAGACCGAGAACTTCGACCGGGGTCGCCGGACCGGCTTCCTTCACATGGTCGCCCTTGTCCGTCACGAGGGCGCGCACGCGGCCCCAGACGTCGCCGGCAACGATGATCTGGCCCGGACGCAGCGTGCCCTTCTGGACAAGCACCGTCGCAACCGCACCGCGACCGCGGTCGAGCTGGGCTTCGATAACCGTGCCTTCCGCTGTCCGGTTCGGATTGGCCTTGAGGTCGAGAATTTCGGCCTGCAGCAGGATCGCCTCGAGCAGCTTGTCGAGGTTCTTGCCGGTCTTGGCCGAAACTTCGACGTCGAGCACTTCACCGCCCATGGACTCCACGAAGACTTCGTGCTGCAGAAGCTGGTTGCGAACCTTCTGCGGATCGGCCTCGTGCTTGTCGACCTTGTTGATCGCCACGATGATCGGAACACCGGCCGCCTTGGCGTGGTTGATCGATTCGATCGTTTGCGGCATCACACTGTCGTCAGCCGCGACCACCAGGATCGCGATGTCGGTAGCCTGCGCACCGCGGGCACGCATCGCCGTAAAGGCGGCGTGGCCGGGAGTGTCGATGAAGGTGATCTTCTGGCCGTTCTGCTCCACCTGATAGGCGCCGATATGCTGCGTGATGCCACCGGCTTCGCCGGAGACCACGTTGGCATGGCGGATGGCGTCGAGCAGCGAGGTCTTGCCGTGGTCGACGTGGCCCATGATGGTGACGACAGGTGGGCGCGAAACCAGTTCGTCCTGTTCGTCGGACACGTTGAAGATGCCGAGTTCGACGTCGGATTCGGATACACGCCTGACCGTATGACCGAATTCGCCGGCGATGAGTTCAGCGAGGTCGGCGTCGATGACGTCGCCCGGCTTCATCATCTGGCCTTCCTTCATCAGGTACTTGATGACGTCAACGGCACGTTCCGACATGCGTTGCGACAGTTCCT
Proteins encoded:
- a CDS encoding alpha/beta fold hydrolase, with the protein product MRRIAIGILTFFSLLLTAAGVQSAERWAELPAFPPMPAPKASGMADVNDIKMYYAEYGEGDPILFIHGGLGNADVWGHQVADFARDHLVIVADSRGHGRSTRSKQPFGYDLMTSDYAALLDYLKIGKVTLVGWSDGGIIGIDMAMKYPEKLTRVIAQAANVTTDGVKSDVMSNKTFNDYINVAGEYYRKLSPTPNEYDAFVTQISQMWATQPAWTTADLGKITVPVTLAIGDHDEAVKLDHTELMAKEIPGAKLVILKDASHFAMLQDPEGYGTMIRDAMAGR
- the infB gene encoding translation initiation factor IF-2 — its product is MTDSNDDKTLSVTGKKTLTLKPSGMSQGTVRQDMGRGRTKAVVVETRKRRPMRPEDEKPMTPAPAAPVRAPEPAPAPLQARPQQPAPAPRIQQPGGQNNQRPQQTNQRPQQSYQPPRQQDRPRPVVLNHLSPEEMDARRRALAEAQVRDAQDAIRRAEEEERRAVEEAARQAAEAEEAKLRAAEEAARQAEAAATAVAEAPVPAAPAAEARVETPRPHQPASAPAARRPETAPSPSTARPAPGAPAGVRGRRTDGEDEERGASRGGPVRGRPVRPEPAKPVTTRPKSEEDRRRGKLTVTTADVDDDGNARGRSLSAMRRRQEKFRRSQMQETREKISREVVLPETITIQELSQRMSERAVDVIKYLMKEGQMMKPGDVIDADLAELIAGEFGHTVRRVSESDVELGIFNVSDEQDELVSRPPVVTIMGHVDHGKTSLLDAIRHANVVSGEAGGITQHIGAYQVEQNGQKITFIDTPGHAAFTAMRARGAQATDIAILVVAADDSVMPQTIESINHAKAAGVPIIVAINKVDKHEADPQKVRNQLLQHEVFVESMGGEVLDVEVSAKTGKNLDKLLEAILLQAEILDLKANPNRTAEGTVIEAQLDRGRGAVATVLVQKGTLRPGQIIVAGDVWGRVRALVTDKGDHVKEAGPATPVEVLGLSGTPQAGDKFAVVENESRAREISEYRQRLARDKAAARLSGQRGSLEQMMTQLQATGVKEFPLVIKGDVQGSIEAIAGALEKLGTDEVRARIVHSGAGGITESDISLAEASSAAIIGFNVRANTQARQFAEREGIEIRYYNIIYDLVDDVKAAMSGLLSPERRETFIGNAEILEVFNITKVGKVAGCRVVEGKVERGAGVRLIRDNVVVHEGKLKTLKRFKDEVAEVPMGQECGMAFENYEDMRVGDVIECFRVEHITRTL
- the truB gene encoding tRNA pseudouridine(55) synthase TruB; amino-acid sequence: MSKPRKPKGRPISGWLILDKPMDFGSTEAVSKIKWLFKAQKCGHAGTLDPLASGMLPIALGDATKTVPYVMDGRKIYEFTVSWGEERATDDLEGEVTQSSDKRPSEQQIRDILPAYIGTISQVPPQFSAIKIAGERAYDLARDGEAVEIPSREVEVHRLTLLACPDANTAHFEVECGKGTYVRALARDFGRELGCYGHISGLRRTFVAPFAEETMVPLAKLTALEEIEDIDERLAALDALLIDTCEALSALPHLVISDDQAHRLKMGNPILVRGRDAPVAESEAYATARGRLIAIGEIGQGEFRPKRVFA
- the rbfA gene encoding 30S ribosome-binding factor RbfA — encoded protein: MATRPTTSAPSQRMLRVGEQVRAAITQVLQRGEVRDDIIEATVISISEVRMSPDLKIATAFVTPLGVSDHTIVIDALNRNAKFIRGRLGPQLRQMKYMPEVRFRDDTSFDNYKKIDDLLRSPEVSRDLDNDDE